Genomic DNA from Salvia miltiorrhiza cultivar Shanhuang (shh) chromosome 1, IMPLAD_Smil_shh, whole genome shotgun sequence:
AGTTTGAGTGAATCTCAGAGTGGAGTAGTAATGAATGATTTGGCTATGAATGCGGGATCAGTTGAAGTTGCTCGAGGGAGTCAATCCACTAGCAAACTGGATGATCTTGATCAACTCACAAGGGAAAGGAAGCTGAAGGAAGCAGTGGAGCTTCTGGTACTGCTTGAGAAGGAAGGGATCCGAGTTGAGCTGCCCCAGTATATGGCGTTGATCAAAGCATGCGGTGAGAATAAGGCTCTGGCTGAAGCCAAATCCGTCCATGAGCATCTTATGAAGTCGATGGTTAATCTTGAAGTCAGAATGTATAATCAGATAATTGAGATGTATTCCAAATGTGGTTCCATGGAAGATGCTTTTACAGTCTTTAATCAGATGCCTGAACGTAATCTGACGTCTTGGGACATTATGATATCCGGGCTTGCTAAGAATGGCCATGGAGAAGAGTCCCTTGAATTGTTTGCAGAGTTCAAACAATCCGGACTGAGACCCGATGGACAGATGTTTCTTGGGGTGTTTTCGGCATGTGGCGTTGTAAGTGATGTTGTTGAAGGAATGCTGCACTTTGAGTCCATGATGAACGAGTATGGCATTGTTCCTGCTATGGAGCACTATGCTGGCATAGTAGACATGTTGGGATGTGCAGGATGCTTAGATGAAGCCTCAGAATTTATTCAAAAGATGCCAGTCAAGCCATCCGTAGCGATATGGGAGACCTTGATGAAGTTCTGTAGAATACATGGAAACGTGGCGCTTGGTGACCAATGTGCTGAGCTTGTTCAGCTCATTGATCCCTCGCGCCTGAATGAGCAATCGAGGGAAGGCCTCATACCACTAAATGCCAGTGATATGgataaagagaaagagaagaagaaatcGATTGGTCAAGGTCCCCTCGATGTTAGGCACAGAGTCCATGAATACAGAGCAGGAGATAGATCTCATCCCGATAATGAAAGATTATATGGATTGCTGAGGGCGTTGAAGCAGCATATGAAAGAGGCCGGATATATACCGGAGATAAAATGTGTGCTCCATgatgttgaccaagaaaccaaGGAGGAAGCTCTTATGGCTCATAGCGAGAGACTCGCAGCTGCACATGGTTTCTTGACTTCTCCAGCGCGTTCCTCCATACGTATAATAAAGAACCTTCGTGTGTGCAACGATTGCCACAATGTATTTAAGATCATCTCAAAGATAGTCGGCAGGGAAATTGTTGCACGAGATAGCAAGAGATTCCATCATTTTAGAGATGGATCATGTAGTTGTAATGACTTTTGGTGAAGCAGACTGCTTAATTTTGAGGTTCTTCAGGATTTTTACCCTATTCTCTGTCATACAGATAAACTTGCGCTGTAATTCTTCTTCTTTCAACAAGGTTGAAAATTTTGCAGTCTTTCTGGAGTTCCCGGTTTCATATATATTGGTGTTCGTTTGATTTTGTCGTGCTACTATGTTTTTACTTTCACTTTCGCCATATACTCATTTTTGCTGCCAGGTTGAAACGTGACAGGATTCTATCAAGACTCTGGTATTAGAATTTTGATGTCTGATATCTGGAAGTAAATGACACGGATGAACGTGGAGATGTTAAATGCTGGCTTCTTAGGTATGCTACGTTCTTTCTATCCGAacctttatatttttcatgattctCATGAATATAAGCTTGGAATTTTTGTATAGCCTTTAGGCAACTAAACTAGCTTTAATATAAGTGTGGCCTGATGATTTCAGTGAGTTTTATTTAGTCAGACTGTGTATGTCCTATTTGATTCTATTTGTTTTCAAATCTTGCAAATTGTATATATACTTGAGACTATAGAAAAGGGCGTAAGGGAGTAATTAGGTGTAGAGATAAAGTCTTCAGTTTAAGCGAAGGAGACTAGTTATCTCATTAGGTTAATGATTTGATCTTGATTCAGACCGAGGGGAAGAGATGTCAATTGTCAGTTGATAACCGAATAGCTGTCAAACTTGAGCATGATTTGTTTATGTTAACGAGCCTCATTAAACAGACTTGAACGAGCGAATACCAATATGAATCATGAATTATTTGTTCTAAACATATAAAAGACTTGGTCTAAGTCTATCATAGGCCATCCTATAAacccaaagaaagaaaaaatcgaAGAAGCCTATCATAAATTACCAAACAAATGCATTAGATGCATAGGAATAGTTTCTTTAGGCTGTTGTCTCTCTCTGTGCTTGCATACCACATTTCATCTGCCATTTGTTTGTAAACCCTTTCTGTGAGATGATAAGAGTCCCAAAACACATACTTGCTTGGATTTTCACACACTTGAAATTCCTTCACTGGCCTCTTCCCTCCACAGCTGAATACCCCATTGAAACGCCCCGTCCCACAACACGCCATCTTCCCTTCCTCAAACCCTGCAACGTAAAGTGTCGTTTGTCATTGGTGATAGTAAAATACTAGGAGGATCGTACAAGTGAAAAAATGTACGAGGTGTGTTACCGTATTTGAGGGGCCTGGTTGTCTTTTGTGCAAGACTGCTTTTGAAGTCGTAGAGGAAATACTTGAAACCCTGCAGCTGTTGATCTAATTTCACCAACAAATCCTTGAGTTTTTTGTTATGGAGTTCTGATAGCTCTGAAACTTCTTCCAAACATCCACCATCTGTCTCTGGTTTGAGAATTCTCAAGCCCGGGAAACATCCCAACTCTCCTAAATTTAGGAATACAAATTTTCTGCCCCCTTTTTTGTGTATTGCCtgcacaaaaaaaaagtttaattgcttataaattactgaactttcatcgaatttttattttgcatataaattttattttttgacgtGGTAATTGTTGAACTAATGATTTAATTAGATTTTGTTACCAATCAGGATTTTGACCAAACTTACATGGCTAACTAAAtaattgacatgacataatcaATCTCGTATGGAAATATGTTGGTTGAAATGACGTCAATTATTTGGCTAGCCATGCTAATAGAAAATTTGGTTGAAATCCTGACTGGTAAGTTTAATACTCCAGCCATCCCCTAAATACATTCACAATTTATCATTTTGGTACTTGTCCAAACAATATTCACTTTCTATTTTTGAACATCACTCCACTTATAATAGAGTGGGATTTCTTTTCCATCAACACACACTCACCTCACAtattttaaaactcgtgtcaccaAAAATGTTGCTTATTTTTAGGGGACAAACGGAGtaatttataggcaattaatccaaaaataaaaataaatattgtgaTGTTAATATTCTTTGGCATCCCGGATTGATATATAGTCTATCATTTGGGCTGTGTAGGGATGTAAAATGTGAATGATATGATAGATGGATAAAAATAaggattattttaaaattatagtcCAATCTTTAACTTCCTCGCGACTTTTAGTTTGAAATTTAAAAGCATATAGCATATATTTATCGACTTTGTTCACTTAATAGCCGATATGAAATTTATCAGCCAACTAAAGTTGTAGTTAATCAGAGTTTGTGGCTGGATTTTCGACTCAAAAATCatgaaatttgaaaattcaaGTAAAAAATCCGTCACAAATTCTGATCCACGTTAACAATTTGCTGTGGACTATTAAGTAAACAATGCAGATAAATAGAATCTatagtttaataataataatccaagttAATCTatcgtttattttgatggatgtTTAGAACTTGTTTGACCATCTTATCCTTCAAATATTCAATTCTATGTTTTATGAATCTATTATATCACTCAAAGTAAACGTTTGGGATAAAACTCCAAGTTCGTGAACTTTACCTTGACGACCGTTGACAAATTGCCGAGCACCATGTCGACGTATTTAGAGTGAGGATAAGAGGAGAGAAGAGTAGAGTTTAAGAGAAAAGGGC
This window encodes:
- the LOC130990572 gene encoding GDSL esterase/lipase 5-like translates to MAKLSFFLILISIPLITGCRKQPAAALFIFGDSLFDAGNNNYINTTTLDQANFWPYGVSYFHHPTGRFSDGRLISDFIAEHAKLPLIPPYLQPRNYRDLQNYHGVNFASAGAGALSQTFQGLVIDLKTQLKYYKREVAELRHNIGGGARISSTAIYLFSIGSNDYMSPFLLNSTLLSSYPHSKYVDMVLGNLSTVVKAIHKKGGRKFVFLNLGELGCFPGLRILKPETDGGCLEEVSELSELHNKKLKDLLVKLDQQLQGFKYFLYDFKSSLAQKTTRPLKYGFEEGKMACCGTGRFNGVFSCGGKRPVKEFQVCENPSKYVFWDSYHLTERVYKQMADEMWYASTERDNSLKKLFLCI
- the LOC130990564 gene encoding pentatricopeptide repeat-containing protein At4g32450, mitochondrial-like — its product is MYTRRASALVALTSLRRAIKVCRRNPSDFRCSVEIPNFVRSFRTASESADAYNNFDGGSAENQSGYVNFNRNDKFYGGSLGGVEQNQNPSRVYGQTGTDGLNLSNTFANGGGSVQNQSGYSSSSFDSRNYVRNVVGREADRIPNRQNYCGHMGNGTFQQNVSSNGGFSDAAPLNHGGGRLENSRGGSYGGITDMPVKNGGNSGVHPQNVVGSYYSNAGNYQRSLSESQSGVVMNDLAMNAGSVEVARGSQSTSKLDDLDQLTRERKLKEAVELLVLLEKEGIRVELPQYMALIKACGENKALAEAKSVHEHLMKSMVNLEVRMYNQIIEMYSKCGSMEDAFTVFNQMPERNLTSWDIMISGLAKNGHGEESLELFAEFKQSGLRPDGQMFLGVFSACGVVSDVVEGMLHFESMMNEYGIVPAMEHYAGIVDMLGCAGCLDEASEFIQKMPVKPSVAIWETLMKFCRIHGNVALGDQCAELVQLIDPSRLNEQSREGLIPLNASDMDKEKEKKKSIGQGPLDVRHRVHEYRAGDRSHPDNERLYGLLRALKQHMKEAGYIPEIKCVLHDVDQETKEEALMAHSERLAAAHGFLTSPARSSIRIIKNLRVCNDCHNVFKIISKIVGREIVARDSKRFHHFRDGSCSCNDFW